A portion of the Sabethes cyaneus chromosome 3, idSabCyanKW18_F2, whole genome shotgun sequence genome contains these proteins:
- the LOC128740117 gene encoding uncharacterized protein LOC128740117 — MGKHTPTDQLTQFCTTAISTTKKFLAAHPDIRVMPADKGNRTVIMKSDTYQLKMNEVLQDANTYKEIARDPTAKYQSRNNNIAQRLLDLKLIDNQTFRSLKTNTATCPRIYGQPKEHKMNIPLRPVVPNITAPSYMLSKYISRILQSSMNSEYSIPDSFAFCEYINSVTLPPEYVMISLDVIALFPSIPQELITKGIIDNWQQIKTKTNICLDLFLEIVEFCVNSSYFQYNNKFYQQINGTAMGSPLSSILAEIVMDTLIKATLETTATTVPVIKKYVDDLFLAVHQHQIQEIIDDFNKYHPSLQFTCEEEKDNTLPYLDMLLIRQENQTISSRWYAKPTASGFLPTTQQNKNIP; from the exons ATGGGAAAACATACACCGACCGACCAACTAACACAATTCTGTACGACCGCTATCAGTACCACCAAAAAATTCCTGGCAGCACACCCAGACATACGCGTGATGCCGGCCGATAAAGGCAATAGAACCGTCATCATGAAATCCGACACGTACCAGCTGAAGATGAATGAAGTACTGCAAGATGCTAACACATACAAAGAAATAGCTCGAGATCCAACAGCAAAATACCAATCCCGTAACAATAACATTGCGCAGCGGCTGCTCGACTTAAAGCTCATAGACAACCAGACGTTCCGCTCACTGAAAACCAATACCGCTACTTGCCCTAGAATTTACGGGCAACCGAAAGAGCACAAAATGAATATACCGCTTCGTCCAGTTGTACCCAACATCACTGCACCGTCATACATGCTGTCCAAATACATCTCTCGGATTCTACAATCATCAATGAACAGTGAATACAGTATACCAGACTCTTTCGCCTTTTGTGAATATATAAATTCCGTAACATTACCACCGGAATATGTAATGATATCCCTCGATGTGATTGCATTGTTCCCAAGCATTCCGCAAGAACTAATTACCAAAGGAATCATCGACAACTGGcaacaaattaaaacaaaaaccaaCATATGTTTAGATCTGTTTCTGGAAATAGTAGAGTTTTGCGTAAACTCaagctattttcaatacaaCAACAAATTTTACCAGCAAATAAATGGAACAGCTATGGGAAGTCCTCTTTCGTCTATTCTGGCTGAAATAGTGATGGACACACTGATAAAAGCAACGCTTGAAACAACGGCAACGACAGTTCCAGTCATCAAAAAATATGTAGACGACCTCTTCCTTGCAGTCCACCAACATCAAATCCAGGAGATAATCGATGATTTCAACAAATACCACCCCAGCCTACAATTCACGTGCGAAGAGGAGAAAGACAACACCCTACCATACTTGGACATGCTGCTGATTCGACAGGAAAACCAGACTATCAGTTCCCGATGGTATGCCAAACCAACCGCCTCTG GCTTTCTACCGACTACACAACAGAACAAAAATATTCCATAG